The Methylopila sp. M107 genome contains the following window.
GCGCAGCGGCTGGCGGCGCTCAGCGTCGCCGCGCGCTCGATCCGCAAGAGCGTCGGCGCGGTCACTCCGGCTGTCGCAAAGGAGTGCGACGAGTTCGTCGAGATGGGCACCGGGACCCTTCGGGCGCTGCGAGAGACGCTGGTCCTGCTACGGCCTCCTGAGATCGATGAACTTGGCCTCGTGACGAGCCTGCAGGAGCTGATCGACGCGCAGAACCGTACTGCGGTCGGGGCCACGGCTATCTCGTTCCGGCGCGAGGGTAACTTCGACGGACTGCCCGCCGAGACGGCCGCCCACACCTATCGCATCGTCCAGGAAGGGTTGACCAACGCGCTCCGGCACGCGGGCGCGAAGCACGTACAGGTCACGTTGCGGAACGTCGCGGCGCCTCTGCCCGGCGAGGACCGAAGGATCGAGCTCACGGTCGCCGACGATGGCGAGGGACCCGGCCCGGACTGGGCTTCCGCGCGGCCGGGGAGCGTCGGGCTGATCGGCATCCGCGAGCGCGTCTTGGCTCTGAGCGGCGACTTCCATGCCGGGCCGAGAGAGACCGGCGGGTTCGAGCTGAGCGTGGGCTTCCCCGCCTCTGGTCCCCACGACGAGCGAAAGGGAGAGGCCGCATGATCAAGGTCATGCTCGTCGACGACCACGCCGTCGTGCGGGAGGGGTACCGCCGCCTGCTCGAGCGAGAGGACGACATGTCGGTGGTCGCCGAGGCGGGCGAGGCCGCCACGGCTTACCAGCTCTACAAGACAGCCTCGCCGGACGTGGTCGTCATGGACATCAGCATGCCCGGCCGCGGAGGCATCGACCTCGTGAAGCAGATGAGGCAGTGGGACCCGAAGGCGCGCGTGCTGATGTTCAGCATGCACGCCAACGCCAGCTTCGCCCTTCAGTCGTTCAGAGCAGGCGCCAAAGGCTACGTCACGAAGAGCAGCGACCCTGAGACCCTAGTCGGAGCCGTCAGGAACGTCGCCCGCAACAGGCCCGCCTTATGTCCTGAGATCTCGGCCGTGCTGGCGGCGAGCCGCCTCGAGGAAGACACGCCCGCCTTCGAGCAACTGTCGCCGAGGGAGTTCGAGATCCTGCGCATGATCGTCGACGCCAAGTCGACCGAGGAGATCGCCGCGGCGCTCCACCTGACCCCCAAGACCGTCGCGAACTACCACTACGCGCTGAAGTCGAAGCTCGGCGTCTCCTCCGATATCGACCTCGTCTACTACTGCATGCGCCATGGCTTGGTCGCCTCGGCCGCGGTTGCCGCGCCGAGCTGATCAATTCGGCGGCTTCGAAATCCGCGTCGAGACAGACGTCCGCTCTTGGGCGAAGTGTCAGCGTCAGCTTTTGGCGCTAACCCGCCATCCTGACTGGTGGCAAAAGTGGCAAAAGGCCACCAGTTCTCTGAAGTTCATCCTAAACGAACCGGGATGGCGAGACTGCGCTCGGCGACATGAAGTCAAAAAGTTCCGCGCTCATTCCGCTGCCCCTACGACTGGGGCCTTGGACTCGTGCTAGTCGGTGTCAGCTGCGAGGCGCAGAGCCGACGATCACCTAATCACTTTTGGTTGTTCGCAGGGTTGAGGCAACATCAAAAAACAGTTTGATATGAGGCCTGTTCCGCCTCTCAGCGAGACATGTGATAAATGAGCCGATACTTATTTCTATATTCGAAAAATTTAAGGCGACTAGATTTGGGTGAGGCTGGAATTCAGGTTCGGCGACAACACTTATTCCAAGTCCTAAACTAACAGCTTCGATGATGGCCTCGCGACTGTTTAGCTCCATAGACGTCACTACTTCTACGCCATTTTTTTGACATGCCCTCTCAAACGACTGCCGCGTCGTTGAACCGCTCTCTCGAACAATCATACTCTCGCCTGCAAGCGCTTGCAGTTCGATAGTTCCGTTAGACCGCGCCGCGAGTGGATGAGTGGGGTGAGCGATCACGATAATTCGATGGCGGCTGAACGCTTCGGAATAAAACGCCGCATCCTGCGATTGCTGTGCAAGAACAGCGACGTCTGCCTTGAAGTCGGTAAGCTGTCGCGTAACTTCAGGAGCGTGGTCCAACGCCACAGAAAGTGTAATCGCAGGGTTTTTCTTTTTAAAAGCGGCTACAATTTTCATGACGTCATGCGGGCCGACCGCCGCGAGCCTTAGCTCTCCATGGCCCAGCTTTTTCGCCGACCGAAGCAGGCTACAAGCCTCTTCTTCGTGACCAAAAAGACTGGACGTCACCAGAGAAAGCGACCTGCCGAGAGGTGAGAGTTCGACCTTGTGTCCCCGGCGAAAAAAAAGTTCGACCCCGTAATACTGTTCGAGCGATTTCACCTGAGAAGAGACCGTCGGTTGGCTGACATTCATAGCGTTCGACGCCGCAGTGAAACCTCCGTGCGAAGCCACCAAATGAAACGCTTTGAGCCAGGTCAGCTGCATAGGTCCTGTCTATGATTTTTTCATTAGACCCGAAAATCGTTATATCGGCAAATTTTTGAAAGCACAACGTGTGCTTACACACGAACTGTCATTGGCCGCTGCAGCCGTAGAGCACAAACCGAAATAGCCTGAAAATGTCGGAAGCCCGCGGTGCCGTCGCCCTAACCACAACAGGAAGAGAGAGCGACCAAAAGCTGCCCGAAGTGGAACCAGCCGGATTGGCTCTGCAGATCGCCACTCTCTCGGCGCAGAAACCGTGTCGGTCTGTGGGCTTTGGCTGGGGTCAATACCTAATTGAGCGATGCGCGTCTGGATTGCTTGGCTGCCCAAAAGGCGAGTGTAGGCCTTGTTTATTTGAACGACTTGCTCCGCTACGAGCCGCTATTCTGCGCTCTGAATCAGATCAGCAGTTTGTAAAGGCTAGATAGCACCCGAAGCGGAAACGCTATATATCTTATATCCACAATATTGAACCCGTGCGCCGCTCAATACTCGACTTCGATCGCAGCGCCTGTCTCGATCGCACGGTCGACAACGCGGGTGGCGACAGCCAGATCCTGAAGCCCAACTCCAGTGCCGTCGAACAGGGTAATTTCTTCGTCCGATCTGCGGCCAGGGTCAGACCCATTGATGACTGCGCCGAGCTCCGCGATTTCGTCCTGACTAACGAGCCCGGCGGCGACCGCGTGCTGGCATTCGCCAATGGTAACCGCCTGAACGATCTCGTCGGTGAAAAGTATGGCGGAAGCGGTCAATTCGGCTTCGACTTCTTGCTTACCCCTGGTGTCTGTGCCCATGCAGGCCAGATGAATGCCTGGACGGATATGGGACGCCTTTAAGATCGGTGCGAACGAAGAGGTGATGGTTATGATCACATCAGCTTCGGCACCTAACCTGTCGAGGCCGACAGCCTCGAAAGCAACTCCGCGCTCGTCGGCAACGTCCCGCAATCGCTGCAGCATCTTTGGCTCGACGTTCCAGCCGAGAACGCGATCGAATGGGCGCTGCTCAAGCGCTGCGCGGAGCTGAAAAGCAGATTGATGGCCGGCCCCTATCATGCCGATCGTTTTGGCGTCCTTTCGAGCAAGATGTTTGATAGACACTGCGGAGGCGGCGGCTGTGCGTATCGCCGTGATGAGATTTCCACCGACCACAGCGCGGCAGCGTCCGGTGTCGGCGTCGAATAGGAATATCGAGGACTGGTGGTTGACCAAGCCGCGGGCCGCGTTCCCCGGCCAGAAACCGCCTGACTTCACGCCAAGAGCGAGTGTTTCGCGGTCAAAGCCCGATTTGAAGCCGTAGAGCGCGTCGGCGTGACCGATTGCCTCCCGTACTACTGGAAAGTTGTTGGCTGACTTCGACGCCATAGAAGCAAATACATTTTCCACTGCGGAGAAGCATTCCGCAGTGTTGATTAGCTCCGCGACTTTGTTCTCGGGCACGATCAACATGTTGCATCCTTTGATGTAGTGGTATCGAGGCTAGGCGGTCAGTAAGCTTTGCCACGCGCAGAAACTGGCCAAAGTGTCTCGACCTTCCCACTACGGACACCGACGTACCAGTCATGGACATTGCAAGTCGGGTCGCAATGACCCGGAACTAGTCGGATTTTTTCATTGATCGATAAGACACCATTTTCATCTTCGATGACGCCATGCTCGTCGGAGCACTTGACGTATTTGACGTCCGAGCGGCCATACACGGTCGGAAGTCCTGAATCGACCGACTGAGCCTTTAGGCCGGCGTCGCAGATCGCTTTGCCGGACTTAGCATGGCTCATCACGCTGGTTAGTATGAACAGAGCGTTTTCCCATTCGCCCTGATCGATGCGCCGGCCGTCCTGGTCACGAATACGGCCGTAATCGGCGTCCATAAACGCGTAGCTGCCGCATTGAAGCTCATTGTAGACGCCCGATGTGCTTTCAAAATAGTAGCTGCCGGTGCCCCCGCCGCTAACAAGTTCGCACTTGAGACCCACGCGCTGGAGCTCGTCGACTGCGACCTTGACCTGCGCGACTGCGGCGTCGAGTTTCAGCCTACGATCTTCGTAGCTTTCAATGTGCTGCATAGCGCCCTGGTATGCCTGAATGCCACCGAAGATCAGTCCCGGCGCGGCATCGATAGCCTCGGCAATGCGGACGACCTCTTCGGCCGTTGAGACGCCGCATCGGCCGGCACCGCAATCAATCTCCACGAGACATTTCAACGTCGAATGCTGTGCGACAGCCGCTGCAGACAGATCAGCGACGTTGTCGATGTCGTCGACGCAGACGGCGAGAATCGCGCCGAATTTGGTCAACCCAACCAGCCGGTCGATCTTGACGCGCTCGCGCACCTGGTTCGACACTAAGATGTCTTGAACACCAGCGCGCGCGAAGACTTCCGCTTCCGACACCTTCTGACAACAAACGCCAACGGCCCCGCCAAGCTCCTGCTGAAGGCGCAGAACGTCGACCGATTTATGCATCTTGCCGTGAGCGCGGTGCCTCATGTTATGAGCGGCGGCGTACTCGCCCATCTTGCGAATGTTGCGCTCGAGTGCGTCGAGGTCGATCACCAGACATGGAGTTGAGATATCGTCCTCACGCATGCCTGGCAGCGCCGGAACATCGTAGCCGACCTCAAGGCCCTCGAACTGAGAATGGATGGTCATATCTTTTGGCTCCTTCCTACCGCCAGGGCAGGTTGTCGAGATCGACGTTGCCGCCCGTCAGGATCACCCCGATGCGCTTGCCGACAAAAACGTTCGAGTTTTTGAGAACCGCTGCGAGCGCTACGGCGGATGACGGCTCGACGACGAGTTTCATCCGCTTCCAGATGAGCTTCATCGCATCGACGATCTCAAGTTCGGAAACGGTCAAAACGTTGGTCACGTTGGTCTTGACGAAATGCCAAGTCAGGTCCTTCAGCGGGACCCGCAGTCCGTCCGCGATAGTCTGAGGAGCATCGTCAGCGATAATTCGACCGGCTCGAAAGCTTCGGCAGGCATCGTCCGCCCGATCGGGCTCCGCGGCATAGACTTGCACCTGCTTGGCAAGACTGGAGAGCGTCAGGCAGGTCCCCGAGATCATACCGCCGCCACCGATCGGCGCTATCACCGCGTCAAGGCCGGCGACTTCGTTCAGAAGCTCCTTGGAGCACGTGGCCTGGCCGGCGATGACACGGGGGTCGTTGTATGGATGAACAAACTCCGCCCCACTCTGCGCGACCACTTCGGCGAAAGTCGCCTCGCGAGACGTTACCGACGGCTCGCACTCCACCACCGTTCCACCGTAGCCGCGGACAGCGTCCTTCTTCGCTTGTGGCGCCGTGCGAGGCATCACCACCGTACAGGCGATCCCGCGCTTTCCCGCTGCATATGACAGGCAGGTGCCATGATTTCCGGACGAATGTGTCGCCACGCCTTTGGCCGCTGACACGGCGTCCAGGCTGAACACAGCATTGGCCGCCCCGCGGGCCTTGAAGGCACCAGCTTTTTGGAGGTTCTCGCATTTGAAAAAAAGCGAAGCGCCAACCTGTCCATCGATGTAGCTCGACGTCAGGATAGGGGTGCGATGGATATAGGGCGCGATGCGCTCATGGGCCGACATAACGTCGGCGATCGTAGGGATGATCATCCGATTGGCCCTACGCTGCCGCTAGAGCTTCTGTGTCGTGCGCCATCCGATAGACGTCCTGAGCGGCTGAGACGCCGGATCCCAGATCGACCTTGAGCCCAAGATCAACCATCGCCATTTCGGCCGCAGCAATCCCGGAGAGAGCCATGACGTCCGTCAGGCTTCCAATATGCCCAATCCTGAACACCTTGCCGGCGACGTCACCAAGGCCGACGCCGAATGCGACGTCGTATTTCCGCGACGCATGCGTGACGATCGAAGTAGCGTCAAAGCCTTCTGGCGTGCGGATCGCGCTAACCGTTTCGGAATAAATCGATGGCTCCTCTGCGCAGAGTCTAAAACCCCAAGCCGCGACCGCGGCGCGAACACCCGTCGCGATTCGGCGGTGACGCGCAAAAACACTATCGAGACCTTCGGCAAGCAGCAGTTCGGTTGACACCTTGAGACCATTTAGGAGACCAACTGTCGGCGTGTATGGATACCCTCCGCTCGCATAGCTCTTCGCCATGTCGCGAATGTCGAAGAAAGCTCTTGGCAGCTTCGCGCGTGCAGTCGCTTCCATCGCGCGCTGCGAGAAGGCGACGATCGCCAGGCCCGCGGGGAGCATGAAGCCCTTCTGCGACCCCGTAACAGCGACGTCGACACCCCACTCGTCCATTCGGAAGTCCATCGATCCAATCGAGCTCACGCCATCGACAAAAAGAAACGCCGGGTGACGAGCACGGTCGATGGCGGTGCGGATCTCGCGAATGTTGGACCGAACACCAGTGGCAGTTTCGTTATGCGTGACGAGCACTGCCTTGATGCGGTGCGCCTTGTCTCCAGCCAAAATTTCTTCGAAGCGATCCGCTGGTGCGGCGGTTCCCCAGCGACCATCGACCTTTTCGACTGATAGCTGATGACGCCGGCACATATCGATCCAGCGGTGACTGAACATGCCATGCCGCGCAGCCAGAACGGCGTCGCCCGGGCTTAGCGTGTTGCAGATCGCGGTTTCCCATCCGCCTGTCCCGGTCGCCGGTAAGATAAAACAGTCGGCTGTCTCCGTTTTCAGCACCTGCTTCGAGCCAGCAAGCGCGGGAGCCAAAATATCGCCGAACAGCGAGGACCGATGATCGAGCGTCGGCATGTCGACAGCCTTGCGCAAGACCTCCGGAATGTTTGTCGGGCCCGGAATGAAGACAGGGTTCTGCATATGCATGGATAAGCTCTCACCTCGAAGGCGTGTGGAGGATACGAGAGCAAGCGACGCTGCGAAATTTTTTTGAAAAACTTTTTCAAAACTGAGCTTAAGTCAATTTTGTTTGCGAAAACAACGTGTTATGATTTTTCAATCGCACGATAGAAAATACAAATAACCCTATCAGGGTGGGCTGTGATGACCAGGGAACTTGAAAGACGAAGGCGCGGAAGACCAAAAGGTTTTCACGAAAGCAGTGTTGGGCCGATCCGGTCGATCGAGCGAGCTTTCGACGTGCTGGAGGTTCTCGCGTCGAGTGACGGCGTAACGCTATCAGAACTATCCGAACGGCTAGGGCAGTCGGTCACAACCATGCACCGCGTGCTGTCAACATTGGAGCGCCGGCGCTACGCCGAGCACGTCATCGATTGCCAGGAATGGCATGTCGGTTCGCAGGCTTTTCGCCTTGGCTCCAGCTTTCTTCGTCGCAACGACGTTGTCGAACAAAGCCGACCCGATATGCGAGAACTCATGCTTGCAACGGGAGAAACGTCAAATCTCGGCATAGAGCGTCAGGGCGACGTGCTTTTCGTTAGCCAGATCGAGACACATGAGTCGATTCGGGCCTTTTTTCCTCCAGGCACGCTCTCCCCTCTACATGCTTCAGGTATAGGAAAAGCGTTGCTGAGCGCGTTTGACGCGCAGCGGCTCGCGCGATTTCTGCATACGACGGAGCTGACGTGCTTCACCGAAACGACAATCACGTCGCGCGACAAACTTGTCGACGAGGTACGACAGATCCAGGGACGCGGTTATGCCTTGGATAACGAAGAACGCTCGCTGGGAATGCGTTGCGTGGCCGCGTGCGTCACAGACATGTATGACGAAGTTGTCGCCGGCATCTCGGTCTCCGGGCCAGTGAGCCGGCTTCCACTAGCGGCGATTCCAGAGATTGGGATGCTCGTTAAACAGGCGGCGCAACGGATTTCGGAGAAGATGGGCGCTTCCCAGTTCGATAAGTGATCGATCCTTATGAACCCGATATTGTCGAACTTTGTCCATGAATAACTGAGAGAACAGGAGGTTTTGGCCCGCCAGTCGCCCAGTCTAACAACTCGACAAGGTGCGCGACCGGAGCTTCGAGACTTGAAGCGATCTGCGTCATACATCCGATATTGCCAGCGCAAACGACGTCGGGATCTAGCTCGGCCAAAGTCTCAGCCTTGCGAGCACCGAGTTCGGTGGCGATCTTGGGCTGAAGAATGTTATAGACACCTGCCGAGCCGCAGCAGAGGTGACTGTTGGCAGGTTCGACGACCATGAAGCCCGCCTCCGCGAGAAGGTCTTTCGGCGCCGAAATGATCTGTTGACCGTGCTGGAGCGAGCAGGCGGCGTGATAGGCGACGCGAAGAGGTTCTGCGTGATCGGGAGCTTTAAGGCGCAACTCCCCTAGTAGCTCGGAGACGTCCTTCGTTGCTTTTGAGACCCGCGTCGCGGCATCCCCGAGCTCTTCGCTGCGGAACATATGGGCATAGTCCTTCATTGTTGTGCCGCATCCCGAAGTGTTGACGATGATCGCGTCCAGACCCTCGCCGTCCATCTCCGCAATGAACGCCCTGATATTGGCCGCCGCCGCCGCATGGCTTGCCCTAGTCTTTCCAAGATGATGGGTGAGCGCACCACAGCATCCAGCACCCTCGACGACGACGACCTCGCAGCCATGACGCGTCAGCAGGCGAATGGTCGCATCGTTGATGTCAGTGTTGAGGACGCGCTGGGCGCACCCAGTAAGCAGGGCAACGCGCCTGCGGCGGGTTCCCATCGCCTTAAAACGCTGCGGCTGGTCGTTAGCACTCGGCTTTGGCGTAGCCTTCGGCTGCAAGTCCAGCATTGCCCGCAAACGTGCATCCGGAACGAGGCCGCTTAAGGGTTTTACAAACCGGGCGAGCCTAAGAGAGAATCTGAAGCGAGCTGGGAAAGGCAGTATTTTCGCCAGCATCCATCGCAACAGCCTGTCGTCACAGCGACGACGGAATGTCCGCTCGATATGCGCGCGGGCGTGGTCAACCAAATGCATGTAATGGACGCCTGACGGACAAGTTGTCATGCAACTCAAGCAACTCAAGCACCGATCGATATGTGTTACGGTGCTCACCGCTGGAGCGTCTTCGCCCTCAAGCATTTCCTTTATCAGGTAGATGCGGCCCCGCGGACTATCAAGCTCGTCGCCTAAGACGGCGTAAGTGGGACAGGTGGCGGTGCAAAAGCCGCAGTGCACGCAGGAGCGCAGAATTTCATTCGAGCGACTGATGTCCGGATCGGCGAGTTCTGCGAGCGAAAATGTCGTCTGCATCCTAGTCGCCCATCAGCCCAGGATTGAGAATGCCAGCCGGATCAAACGTCCGACGTAAGTCGGATGCGATTGAGGCGATGACCGGTTTCTCAGGTGTGAAAACGAACTCGTCGCTCGCAAGACTTCCCCTTCGCACTAGCGTTGCGTGCCCTGGAGAGGCGATTGCTCTGATGATTTTTCCTGCGACCGAACCAGCGTACCAGATTAACCCTCCGCCCCAGTCGAGCGACGTTGCTCCGCCTCGGGCTTCGAGGGCGTCGGTCACGCGCGGGGCGTCGGTTGGCTTCACGATAATCCGCCAGAGAGGCTCCGAGGTGTCGCCGAAATGCTCAACATCTCGAAATCGCCGCCACAGCGCCCGGCTCCCTGCGCCATCGAGGATGTCGGGTTGCTGCGCGGAAAAAAGCTCCTGAAGCCGTCTGCACCTGTGGGCTACCTGTGCCGCAAGTCCTTCTACTCTGAGTAGCGCAACACCGGCGAAATAGGCTGCGCCTGAAATCTCGAATGGCGTTCCGAGCGCTTTGGAAAAGAGACCGACCGCGCCATGGACGTCTAGGCCGGCGAATACAATCGTTGCTTCTTGCTCAGACAGCGGCAGCGTTTTGAAGGCGACTTCGGTCAGCACGCCAAGCACGCCATGTGAACCGCAAAGTAGCTTCGTGAGATCGAGCCCTGTCACGTTCTTCATGACGCGGCCGCCGCTCTGAAGCGATCGACCGGCGCCGTCGATGAATTTTACGCCGAGCAGATGGTCGCGACAGGCTCCAGTTTGGATCCTCCGGGGACCAGACATGTTGCTCGCAACGACGCTGCCTATCGTTGACACACCTGTCGTTCCGAGCGCCGGACCGGAATCCATCGGTTCAAACGCCAGCGATTGCCCTGCGGCCTCTGTCAAAGCACGGATCTCCGCCAACGGTGCGCCAGCCCGAGCAATCAGCGTTAGCTCGCCAGGTTCGTAGCTAACAACGCCGGTCAACTGGCGCGTGCTTAAGCTTGCGTCTGAGCGTGTGTCGATCGAGGCGATGCGCGTCCCGCCACCCTCGACCCGCACCGGCAGTTTGTTCGCCGACCGCTCCACGAGGATTTCGACGAGTTGGCGCTCGTCGTCAGGGCTAAATAGCGCTCGTTCCACGCGCAGCCGGGACGGGATCATTGCATGCGGCTTCCAGGTTCCCGGAACGCCTGGCTAAGGGCGAGCGGGAATACCTTCGAGGGATTCATCAGCCACGACGGATCAAAAACGCATTTGATTTCCATTTGCGCCATGAGATCGTCCACCGTGAACTGGCGGGACATTAGTTCGCGTTTCTCTATCCCGACGCCATGCTCACCGGACAGGCATCCTCCCACATCGACGCAGAGTGTAAGGATGTCCACGCCGAACGCCTCGGCGCGTTCAAGATCGCCCGGCTTATTGGCGTCAAAAATGATCAGAGGGTGCATGTTGCCGTCGCCGGCATGAAACACGTTGGCCACCTCAAGCCCGTAGACCTGCGACAGCTCGCGGATGCGGCGGAGTACAAATGGCAGCTTCGAGATCGGAACGGTGCCGTCGAGGCAAATATAGTCGCCAAGACGCCCCATGGCGCCGAATGCTCCCTTGCGCCCCTTCCAGATCGCCGCGGTCTCGGACGGCCCTCCACTGCTACGAAGCTCTATGGGACGAAGCGGCTCAGCGGCCGCGCGGACCCTTGCGATCTGATCTTCGATCTCGATCTCCGAACCTTCGACTTCGACGATGAGCAATGCCCCACAATCGGGATAGTCAACGTTCGCGAAGGCCTTCACCGCACGAATGCACACGTCGTCCATGTACTCTATCGCGACAGGGAGAACGCCGGAACGGATAATGCCCGCCACGCATTCTCCAGCGGTTTCCGCGTCGGCGAATGCAATGAGCGTCGGTCTGGCGCCTTCCGGCCGCGGCAAAATCTTCAGCGTCGCCTCGGTGACGATGCCGAGCTGCCCTTCCGACCCGCAAATAAGACCTAAAAGATCGAGCCCGGGCGCGGTGAGTTCGGGTCCTCCGATGTCAATAATCTCGCCGCCGGGGAGCACCATCCTGACCCCCAAAAGGTTGTTGGTAGTGACCCCGTATTTCAGGCAATGCGCGCCGCCAGAGTTCATCGCGATGTTGCCCGCGATCGTGCAGGCGAGCTGAGAGGACGGATCTGGCGCGTAGAAGAAGCCGCGCGAGGCGAGTGCGGCGCTCACTGCGAGGTTGGTCACACCCGTCTGAACGCGAATGAATCTGTTTGCTGTGTCGATCTCAATGACATCGCGCAATCGAAGTGTGGCGATCACGACACTGTCTTCGGTCGGCAGTGCGCCGCCGGCCAACGAGGTTCCTGCCCCGCGCGGCACCACCGGAACACGCAGTCGAGCACAGATCCCCAGCGCGGCCGCCAACTCCTCGGTGGTCGTCGGAAGAATGACCGCCAGTGGCGGGCACCGGTAGGCGGTGAGCGCGTCGCACTCATATGCCTTTGTCTCAGCTGGATCAGAGATTACAGCGTCCGGCGGCAGGCAAGACCGGAGCGCGGAGACGATCGCCTGACGATTGGCCAACACCCCTCTGTCGGGGGCGGGCATTTCGATCATCGACATATTTCAGGTTCCAAGATGAAGAGAAATGGTCGCGCGCATCTCTGAGACGCCGGTTTCGGACAATCGTGATCGGCTGCGGCATGGGCTCGATGCGAAGGAATTCAGCAATTTCCGACGCGACCTGTTCCCAGCGTAGGCCCAGTCAGTTCGGCCATTCTTCTCGGCGCGGTCGGCTACTAGGTTCCAGTCGTATTCGACCGTCCGGAAAGTCCCGCTGATGGCTTCGTCCTCGATGTCCAGCAGAGCATGCCGGACATGTGGCGATCCGGTTGCCCACTGAAACTGCTGCTGAACGCTCAGGTACGCCCGCCAGCCCACGTTTCCGGGATTGACCACAGGAACGCCGGTATCTGTAACGACCTCGCACGCTGTACGGCTGTGGGCGCACAAAACCAATCTGGGTTTGGCATCGCCCAGACGCGCCGAGATGGACGCTGCGCGCGGGCGTTAGACCTCCGCCTCCAACGTCCTCCGTCAGGAACGCATTGTCGTCACTTGGAGTCCCGAGAGCGCAAAGAGCGTCTTCGATCGTCAGGCTT
Protein-coding sequences here:
- the bhcD gene encoding iminosuccinate reductase BhcD; this encodes MLIVPENKVAELINTAECFSAVENVFASMASKSANNFPVVREAIGHADALYGFKSGFDRETLALGVKSGGFWPGNAARGLVNHQSSIFLFDADTGRCRAVVGGNLITAIRTAAASAVSIKHLARKDAKTIGMIGAGHQSAFQLRAALEQRPFDRVLGWNVEPKMLQRLRDVADERGVAFEAVGLDRLGAEADVIITITSSFAPILKASHIRPGIHLACMGTDTRGKQEVEAELTASAILFTDEIVQAVTIGECQHAVAAGLVSQDEIAELGAVINGSDPGRRSDEEITLFDGTGVGLQDLAVATRVVDRAIETGAAIEVEY
- the bhcB gene encoding beta-hydroxyaspartate dehydratase BhcB; the encoded protein is MIIPTIADVMSAHERIAPYIHRTPILTSSYIDGQVGASLFFKCENLQKAGAFKARGAANAVFSLDAVSAAKGVATHSSGNHGTCLSYAAGKRGIACTVVMPRTAPQAKKDAVRGYGGTVVECEPSVTSREATFAEVVAQSGAEFVHPYNDPRVIAGQATCSKELLNEVAGLDAVIAPIGGGGMISGTCLTLSSLAKQVQVYAAEPDRADDACRSFRAGRIIADDAPQTIADGLRVPLKDLTWHFVKTNVTNVLTVSELEIVDAMKLIWKRMKLVVEPSSAVALAAVLKNSNVFVGKRIGVILTGGNVDLDNLPWR
- the glcF gene encoding glycolate oxidase subunit GlcF, whose product is MQTTFSLAELADPDISRSNEILRSCVHCGFCTATCPTYAVLGDELDSPRGRIYLIKEMLEGEDAPAVSTVTHIDRCLSCLSCMTTCPSGVHYMHLVDHARAHIERTFRRRCDDRLLRWMLAKILPFPARFRFSLRLARFVKPLSGLVPDARLRAMLDLQPKATPKPSANDQPQRFKAMGTRRRRVALLTGCAQRVLNTDINDATIRLLTRHGCEVVVVEGAGCCGALTHHLGKTRASHAAAAANIRAFIAEMDGEGLDAIIVNTSGCGTTMKDYAHMFRSEELGDAATRVSKATKDVSELLGELRLKAPDHAEPLRVAYHAACSLQHGQQIISAPKDLLAEAGFMVVEPANSHLCCGSAGVYNILQPKIATELGARKAETLAELDPDVVCAGNIGCMTQIASSLEAPVAHLVELLDWATGGPKPPVLSVIHGQSSTISGS
- a CDS encoding response regulator transcription factor gives rise to the protein MIKVMLVDDHAVVREGYRRLLEREDDMSVVAEAGEAATAYQLYKTASPDVVVMDISMPGRGGIDLVKQMRQWDPKARVLMFSMHANASFALQSFRAGAKGYVTKSSDPETLVGAVRNVARNRPALCPEISAVLAASRLEEDTPAFEQLSPREFEILRMIVDAKSTEEIAAALHLTPKTVANYHYALKSKLGVSSDIDLVYYCMRHGLVASAAVAAPS
- the bhcR gene encoding HTH-type transcriptional regulator BhcR; its protein translation is MTRELERRRRGRPKGFHESSVGPIRSIERAFDVLEVLASSDGVTLSELSERLGQSVTTMHRVLSTLERRRYAEHVIDCQEWHVGSQAFRLGSSFLRRNDVVEQSRPDMRELMLATGETSNLGIERQGDVLFVSQIETHESIRAFFPPGTLSPLHASGIGKALLSAFDAQRLARFLHTTELTCFTETTITSRDKLVDEVRQIQGRGYALDNEERSLGMRCVAACVTDMYDEVVAGISVSGPVSRLPLAAIPEIGMLVKQAAQRISEKMGASQFDK
- a CDS encoding LysR substrate-binding domain-containing protein — its product is MQLTWLKAFHLVASHGGFTAASNAMNVSQPTVSSQVKSLEQYYGVELFFRRGHKVELSPLGRSLSLVTSSLFGHEEEACSLLRSAKKLGHGELRLAAVGPHDVMKIVAAFKKKNPAITLSVALDHAPEVTRQLTDFKADVAVLAQQSQDAAFYSEAFSRHRIIVIAHPTHPLAARSNGTIELQALAGESMIVRESGSTTRQSFERACQKNGVEVVTSMELNSREAIIEAVSLGLGISVVAEPEFQPHPNLVALNFSNIEISIGSFITCLAERRNRPHIKLFFDVASTLRTTKSD
- the bhcC gene encoding 3-hydroxy-D-aspartate aldolase BhcC, with the translated sequence MTIHSQFEGLEVGYDVPALPGMREDDISTPCLVIDLDALERNIRKMGEYAAAHNMRHRAHGKMHKSVDVLRLQQELGGAVGVCCQKVSEAEVFARAGVQDILVSNQVRERVKIDRLVGLTKFGAILAVCVDDIDNVADLSAAAVAQHSTLKCLVEIDCGAGRCGVSTAEEVVRIAEAIDAAPGLIFGGIQAYQGAMQHIESYEDRRLKLDAAVAQVKVAVDELQRVGLKCELVSGGGTGSYYFESTSGVYNELQCGSYAFMDADYGRIRDQDGRRIDQGEWENALFILTSVMSHAKSGKAICDAGLKAQSVDSGLPTVYGRSDVKYVKCSDEHGVIEDENGVLSINEKIRLVPGHCDPTCNVHDWYVGVRSGKVETLWPVSARGKAY
- the bhcA gene encoding L-aspartate--glyoxylate aminotransferase BhcA, which produces MHMQNPVFIPGPTNIPEVLRKAVDMPTLDHRSSLFGDILAPALAGSKQVLKTETADCFILPATGTGGWETAICNTLSPGDAVLAARHGMFSHRWIDMCRRHQLSVEKVDGRWGTAAPADRFEEILAGDKAHRIKAVLVTHNETATGVRSNIREIRTAIDRARHPAFLFVDGVSSIGSMDFRMDEWGVDVAVTGSQKGFMLPAGLAIVAFSQRAMEATARAKLPRAFFDIRDMAKSYASGGYPYTPTVGLLNGLKVSTELLLAEGLDSVFARHRRIATGVRAAVAAWGFRLCAEEPSIYSETVSAIRTPEGFDATSIVTHASRKYDVAFGVGLGDVAGKVFRIGHIGSLTDVMALSGIAAAEMAMVDLGLKVDLGSGVSAAQDVYRMAHDTEALAAA